One Microvirga thermotolerans DNA window includes the following coding sequences:
- a CDS encoding tetratricopeptide repeat protein translates to MLDSSIRRFAPLTLTLVALGLAGCETTSGGVARRIAVVEEDTQGTSKVNIASLSEVIERNPSDPSAYNTRGAAYARVGRYSDAIADFTKAIQLDPNYAPAYTNRALALRQTGRNDQALADFTRAIQADPNYGPAYIGRGNLLRAQNQFQDALNDLSMAIRLLPESAEALHARGLLYQRQGMHQQAILDFDATIDRNPFVAAPYAARGQSLVATNQFEKAVEDFNAALNVNARDADSWAWRGVALERLGRKSEAAESFQRALSIDSSNTVARQGNARL, encoded by the coding sequence GTGCTCGACTCATCGATTCGCCGCTTTGCGCCCTTGACCCTGACCCTTGTCGCTCTCGGCCTCGCGGGCTGCGAGACCACGAGCGGCGGCGTCGCCCGCCGCATCGCCGTGGTCGAGGAGGACACCCAGGGCACGAGCAAGGTGAACATCGCCTCCCTCTCCGAGGTCATCGAGCGCAATCCCAGCGACCCGAGCGCCTACAACACCCGCGGCGCGGCCTATGCCCGGGTCGGCCGCTACAGCGACGCCATCGCCGACTTCACGAAGGCGATCCAGCTCGATCCCAACTATGCCCCGGCCTATACGAACCGGGCGCTCGCCCTGCGCCAGACCGGCCGGAACGACCAGGCTCTCGCCGATTTCACCCGCGCCATCCAGGCCGATCCGAACTACGGCCCGGCCTATATCGGCCGCGGCAACCTCCTGCGGGCGCAGAACCAGTTCCAGGACGCCCTGAACGACCTGAGCATGGCGATCCGCCTCCTGCCCGAATCGGCGGAGGCGCTCCACGCCCGCGGCCTGCTCTACCAGCGCCAGGGCATGCACCAGCAGGCAATCCTGGATTTCGATGCCACCATCGACCGCAACCCCTTCGTGGCCGCGCCCTATGCCGCCCGCGGGCAGAGCCTGGTTGCGACCAACCAGTTCGAGAAGGCCGTGGAGGACTTCAACGCCGCCCTCAACGTGAACGCCCGGGACGCGGATTCCTGGGCCTGGCGCGGGGTCGCCCTCGAGCGCCTCGGCCGCAAGAGCGAGGCGGCGGAAAGCTTCCAGCGCGCGCTCTCCATCGACAGTTCCAACACGGTCGCACGCCAGGGGAACGCGCGCCTGTAA
- a CDS encoding sulfite exporter TauE/SafE family protein gives MITDPLFYAAAVPAVVLMGLAKGGFSGLGLLSLPLMALVVSPVQSAAIMLPILIVQDVVTVWAYRRSWDRRNIAILLPSAVVGIVSGYLLAARVSDAAVTLAVGIVSIAFAVRRLILERRKTLPSPAKADVPRGLFWGGVIGFTSMIAHAGGPPFQIYVMPQRLPRDVFVGTGAVFFALNNWIKVPPYIALGQFTAENLATAAALFPVAVASTWAGVLLVRRVSGDRFYTLVYALLVLVGAKLAVDGARALL, from the coding sequence ATGATCACCGACCCCCTGTTCTACGCCGCCGCCGTGCCCGCCGTGGTCCTGATGGGCCTCGCCAAGGGGGGCTTCTCGGGGCTGGGGCTCCTGTCGCTGCCCCTCATGGCCCTCGTCGTGTCGCCGGTGCAGTCGGCGGCGATCATGCTGCCGATCCTGATCGTGCAGGACGTGGTGACGGTCTGGGCCTACCGGCGCAGCTGGGACCGGCGGAACATCGCGATCCTGCTGCCGAGCGCCGTCGTCGGCATCGTGTCGGGCTATCTTCTCGCGGCGCGGGTCTCCGACGCGGCAGTGACCCTGGCGGTCGGGATCGTCTCCATCGCCTTCGCCGTGCGCCGGCTAATCCTGGAGCGAAGGAAGACCCTGCCCTCCCCGGCGAAGGCGGACGTGCCGCGCGGCCTGTTCTGGGGAGGCGTGATCGGCTTCACCAGCATGATCGCCCATGCGGGCGGCCCGCCCTTCCAGATCTACGTGATGCCGCAGCGGCTGCCGCGGGACGTGTTCGTGGGCACCGGCGCCGTGTTCTTCGCGCTCAACAACTGGATCAAGGTGCCGCCCTACATCGCCCTCGGCCAGTTCACGGCCGAGAACCTCGCCACGGCGGCGGCGCTGTTCCCGGTGGCGGTCGCCTCCACCTGGGCGGGCGTGCTCCTGGTGCGTCGGGTTTCGGGGGACCGGTTCTATACCCTCGTCTATGCCCTGCTCGTCCTGGTCGGGGCGAAGCTCGCGGTCGACGGGGCGCGGGCGCTCCTCTGA
- a CDS encoding 5-(carboxyamino)imidazole ribonucleotide synthase, which yields MIRPGCTLGILGGGQLGRMIAMAAAQLGLRTHVYAPERDSPAFAVAAEHTVAAYEDEAALVRFAKAVDVVTYEFENVPAATAAVLSAHAPLAPNARALSVTQDRLTEKSFVAELGIATAPFAAVSDEGDLAAALERIGRPAVLKTRRFGYDGKGQATIRPETDPAAAFAAIGRAPAILEGFVPFEREVSVVAARTAAGAFAAYDLCANEHSHHILATTRVPAGVSPQTEAAAFAIARAIADALDYVGVLAVELFLVRDGVRDGGGERLVVNEIAPRVHNSGHWTLGGAATSQFEQHVRAVCGWPLGATGRLGRVEMQNLIGDDVKEWQRILAEPGAHLHLYGKAEARPGRKMGHVTRVFSETV from the coding sequence ATGATCCGTCCCGGCTGCACCCTCGGCATTCTCGGCGGCGGCCAGCTCGGCCGCATGATCGCCATGGCCGCCGCGCAGCTCGGCCTGCGCACCCACGTCTACGCACCGGAGCGGGACAGCCCCGCCTTCGCCGTCGCCGCCGAGCACACGGTGGCGGCCTACGAGGACGAGGCGGCGCTCGTCCGCTTCGCCAAGGCGGTGGACGTCGTCACCTACGAGTTCGAGAACGTCCCGGCGGCGACGGCGGCGGTCCTGAGCGCCCATGCCCCCCTCGCCCCGAACGCCCGCGCGCTCTCCGTGACCCAGGACCGGCTGACGGAAAAGTCCTTCGTGGCGGAGCTCGGCATCGCAACCGCCCCCTTCGCGGCGGTCTCCGACGAGGGGGACCTCGCGGCCGCGCTCGAGCGGATCGGGCGCCCCGCCGTCCTCAAGACCCGCCGCTTCGGCTACGACGGCAAGGGCCAGGCGACGATCCGGCCGGAGACGGATCCGGCCGCCGCCTTCGCGGCCATCGGAAGGGCTCCGGCGATCCTCGAGGGCTTCGTGCCCTTCGAGCGGGAGGTCTCGGTGGTCGCCGCGCGCACGGCGGCGGGCGCCTTCGCCGCCTACGACCTGTGCGCCAACGAGCACAGCCACCACATCCTCGCCACGACCCGGGTCCCGGCGGGCGTTTCCCCGCAGACCGAGGCGGCGGCCTTCGCCATCGCCCGGGCCATCGCCGACGCGCTCGACTACGTGGGCGTGCTCGCGGTCGAGCTGTTCCTCGTGCGCGACGGGGTGCGCGACGGGGGCGGGGAGCGCCTGGTGGTGAACGAGATCGCCCCCCGCGTCCACAATTCCGGCCACTGGACCCTGGGCGGCGCGGCGACCTCGCAGTTCGAGCAGCACGTGAGGGCGGTCTGCGGCTGGCCGCTCGGCGCGACGGGCCGCCTGGGCCGGGTCGAGATGCAAAACCTCATCGGCGACGACGTGAAGGAATGGCAGCGGATCCTCGCCGAGCCCGGGGCGCACCTGCATCTCTACGGCAAGGCCGAGGCCCGGCCCGGACGCAAGATGGGGCACGTGACCCGCGTTTTTTCCGAGACGGTCTGA
- a CDS encoding DUF1192 domain-containing protein, with translation MAFDPFDEETRVRPSGHEFGQDLSVLSIDEIDDRIALLEREIARLREAKRGKENSMAAASAFFKLGSA, from the coding sequence ATGGCTTTCGATCCCTTCGACGAGGAAACGAGGGTCCGTCCGTCGGGCCACGAGTTCGGCCAGGATCTCTCGGTGCTGTCCATCGACGAGATCGACGACCGCATCGCCCTCCTGGAGCGCGAGATCGCCCGGCTGCGGGAGGCCAAGCGCGGCAAGGAGAATTCCATGGCGGCCGCCAGCGCCTTCTTCAAGCTCGGTTCCGCCTGA
- a CDS encoding GNAT family N-acetyltransferase yields the protein MGVTLRTAGPADRGAIIELIHKLNVFEADLTGDRRRDIGGARDYYDELLQRLAGRQGRIVLAEADGIPVAAMGFSIDQDAAYVTDDVRRHGTVTDLIVHEDWRGRGIGQMLLREAERLTREAGLRRLMIGALVANERAERTYRDFGFEPYVSYMVKAL from the coding sequence ATGGGCGTGACGTTGCGGACGGCGGGGCCCGCCGACCGGGGTGCCATCATCGAGCTGATCCACAAGCTCAACGTCTTCGAGGCCGACCTGACGGGGGACCGCCGCCGGGACATCGGGGGCGCGCGCGACTACTACGACGAGCTTCTCCAGCGGCTCGCCGGCCGGCAGGGCCGGATCGTGCTCGCGGAAGCCGACGGCATCCCGGTCGCCGCCATGGGCTTCTCCATCGATCAGGACGCGGCCTACGTCACCGACGACGTGCGCCGGCACGGCACCGTGACGGACCTTATCGTGCACGAGGACTGGCGCGGCCGCGGCATCGGCCAGATGCTGCTGCGCGAGGCCGAGCGCCTGACCCGGGAGGCGGGCCTCCGGCGCCTGATGATCGGCGCCCTCGTCGCCAACGAAAGGGCCGAGCGGACGTACCGGGACTTCGGCTTCGAACCCTACGTGTCCTACATGGTCAAGGCGCTGTAG
- a CDS encoding YdcH family protein: MPLQNHLVELERRHQALEREIQDALNHPSTDDIKLAELKRKKLQLKDQIARLKGAHAVMH; the protein is encoded by the coding sequence ATGCCGCTGCAGAATCATCTGGTGGAACTCGAACGCAGGCATCAGGCCCTTGAGCGCGAGATCCAGGACGCCCTCAACCACCCCTCCACGGATGACATCAAGCTGGCGGAACTGAAGCGCAAGAAGCTTCAGCTCAAGGATCAGATCGCCCGCCTCAAGGGCGCTCACGCGGTGATGCACTGA
- a CDS encoding propionyl-CoA synthetase, with translation MTSQPTPTQATSSGETGHHAGQDRSRYREAYERWRSDPEGFWEEAAREIDWFRPAEKVFDPSAGIYGRWFVGAECNACYNALDRHVERGRGGQAALVYDSPVTGTIRTFTYHDLREEVATLAAVLQDMGVGKGDRVVLYMPMVPEAVFAMLACARIGAVHSVVFGGFAARELATRLEDATPKLVLSASCGIEVARVVPYKPLLDEAIALSRHKPQACLILQRPQASASLVEGRDRDWASAVAEARRAGRRASCVPVAATDPLYVLYTSGTTGRPKGVLRDTGGYMVALKWSMKNLYGVDPGEVYFCASDVGWVVGHSYIVYGPLLHGCTSILYEGKPVGTPDAGAFWRVASEHGAAVLFTAPTAFRAIKKEDPDAKLLRNYDLSRFRALFLAGERADPDTVQWAERILGVPVVDHWWQTETGWPIAGNPLGLGALPVKYGSPTVPMPGYDVQVLDEGGRPQPPDTMGAIAIRLPLPPGCLPTLWHADERFREAYLTTYPGYYNTSDAGFVDRDGYVYIMGRTDDIINVAGHRLSTGGMEEVLASHPAVAECAVIGVKDALKGEVPCGFVVLKSGVGQSPAEVETELVALVRERIGPVAAFKLAITVGRLPKTRSGKILRGTMKKIADGEPWSMPATIDDPAILDEIGEALRSRGLGE, from the coding sequence ATGACATCCCAGCCGACACCGACCCAGGCGACATCCTCCGGAGAGACGGGACACCACGCGGGACAGGACCGGAGCCGTTACCGGGAGGCCTACGAACGCTGGCGCTCGGATCCGGAAGGGTTCTGGGAAGAGGCCGCCCGCGAGATCGACTGGTTCAGGCCGGCCGAGAAGGTCTTCGATCCGTCCGCCGGGATCTACGGGCGCTGGTTCGTGGGGGCGGAGTGCAATGCCTGCTACAACGCCCTCGACCGCCATGTGGAGCGCGGCCGCGGGGGCCAGGCGGCGCTCGTCTACGACAGCCCGGTCACCGGCACCATCCGCACCTTCACCTACCATGACCTGCGGGAGGAGGTCGCCACCCTCGCGGCGGTGCTGCAGGACATGGGCGTCGGCAAGGGCGACCGGGTCGTCCTCTACATGCCCATGGTGCCGGAGGCGGTGTTCGCCATGCTCGCCTGCGCGCGCATCGGCGCGGTCCATTCCGTGGTGTTCGGCGGCTTCGCCGCGCGGGAGCTCGCGACGCGCCTGGAGGACGCCACGCCCAAGCTGGTGCTCTCGGCCTCCTGCGGCATCGAGGTGGCGAGGGTCGTCCCCTACAAGCCCCTGCTCGACGAGGCGATCGCCCTGAGCCGCCACAAGCCGCAGGCCTGCCTCATCCTCCAGCGCCCGCAGGCGAGCGCCTCCCTCGTGGAGGGGCGCGACCGCGACTGGGCCTCGGCGGTGGCGGAGGCCCGCCGGGCCGGGCGCCGGGCGTCCTGCGTGCCGGTGGCGGCCACCGATCCGCTCTACGTGCTCTACACCTCCGGGACCACCGGGCGCCCGAAGGGCGTGCTGCGGGACACGGGCGGCTACATGGTCGCCCTGAAATGGTCCATGAAGAACCTCTACGGCGTCGATCCGGGGGAGGTCTATTTCTGCGCCTCCGACGTGGGCTGGGTGGTCGGGCATTCCTACATCGTCTACGGCCCGCTCCTGCACGGCTGCACCTCGATCCTGTACGAGGGCAAGCCGGTGGGCACTCCCGACGCGGGGGCCTTCTGGCGGGTCGCGTCGGAGCACGGGGCGGCGGTGCTCTTCACCGCGCCGACCGCCTTCCGGGCGATCAAGAAGGAGGATCCCGACGCGAAGCTCCTGAGGAACTACGATCTTTCCCGCTTCCGCGCCCTGTTCCTGGCGGGCGAGCGGGCCGATCCGGACACGGTGCAGTGGGCCGAGCGGATCCTCGGCGTTCCCGTGGTCGACCACTGGTGGCAGACGGAGACCGGCTGGCCCATCGCCGGCAATCCCCTGGGCCTCGGGGCCCTGCCGGTGAAGTACGGCTCGCCCACCGTTCCCATGCCCGGCTACGACGTGCAGGTGCTCGACGAGGGCGGGCGGCCCCAGCCCCCGGACACCATGGGCGCCATCGCCATCAGGCTGCCGCTCCCGCCCGGCTGCCTGCCCACCCTCTGGCATGCGGACGAGCGCTTCCGGGAGGCGTATCTCACCACCTATCCGGGCTACTACAACACCTCGGATGCGGGCTTCGTGGACCGGGACGGCTACGTCTACATCATGGGCCGGACCGACGACATCATCAACGTGGCCGGGCACCGGCTCTCGACGGGCGGAATGGAGGAGGTGCTGGCCTCCCACCCGGCCGTGGCCGAATGCGCCGTGATCGGCGTGAAGGACGCCCTGAAGGGCGAGGTGCCCTGCGGCTTCGTGGTGCTCAAGTCCGGGGTCGGCCAGTCCCCCGCGGAGGTGGAGACGGAGCTGGTGGCCCTGGTGCGCGAGAGGATCGGCCCCGTCGCCGCCTTCAAGCTCGCCATCACGGTCGGCCGCCTGCCCAAGACCCGCTCGGGCAAGATCCTGCGCGGCACCATGAAGAAGATCGCGGACGGCGAGCCCTGGAGCATGCCGGCGACCATCGACGATCCTGCGATCCTCGACGAGATCGGCGAGGCGCTTCGAAGCCGGGGATTGGGGGAGTAG
- a CDS encoding YdcH family protein — protein sequence MHDLAELEAELSRLKQEHRDLDAAIDALEKMIAGDQLQVQRLKKRKLVLKDRIMQIEDQITPDIIA from the coding sequence ATGCACGATCTGGCTGAACTCGAAGCGGAACTCTCGCGGCTGAAGCAGGAGCACCGGGACCTGGACGCTGCCATCGATGCCCTCGAGAAGATGATCGCGGGCGATCAGCTCCAGGTCCAGCGCCTCAAGAAGCGCAAGCTCGTCCTCAAGGACCGCATCATGCAGATCGAGGACCAGATCACGCCCGACATCATCGCCTGA
- a CDS encoding NAD(P)H-quinone oxidoreductase gives MRAVIAQGTGGPEVLAVVERPVPTPGEGEILVRVRAAGVNRPDVLQRQGGYPPPPGAPDILGLEIAGEVAAAGPNAARFPVGTPVMALVAGGGYAEYAVVHESNALPVPAGLSLEEAGAVPETYFTVWTNVFERGRLAAGETLLVHGGTSGIGTTAIQLAKAFGARVIATAGTAAKCDACRTLGADVAVNYREADFVAAVKEATGGRGADVILDMVGGDYIPRNYEAAARDGRIVQIAFLNGSRAEADFRLLMVKRLTHTGSTLRPRTVAEKAGIARALEEKVLPLLAEGRARPVMDSRFPLQDAALAHARMESGAHIGKIVLTL, from the coding sequence ATGCGGGCCGTGATCGCGCAGGGCACGGGCGGCCCCGAGGTGCTCGCGGTGGTCGAGCGGCCCGTGCCGACGCCCGGCGAGGGCGAGATCCTCGTGCGCGTGAGGGCGGCGGGGGTGAACCGCCCGGACGTGCTGCAGCGGCAGGGCGGCTATCCGCCGCCGCCCGGCGCGCCGGACATTCTCGGCCTCGAGATCGCGGGCGAGGTCGCGGCGGCCGGGCCGAACGCCGCCCGCTTTCCCGTCGGCACGCCCGTCATGGCCCTGGTCGCGGGCGGCGGCTACGCGGAATACGCCGTCGTGCACGAGAGCAACGCCCTCCCCGTCCCGGCGGGCCTCTCCCTCGAAGAGGCGGGAGCGGTGCCGGAGACCTATTTCACCGTCTGGACCAACGTGTTCGAGCGGGGCCGGCTGGCGGCCGGGGAGACGCTCCTCGTCCACGGCGGCACCTCCGGCATCGGCACCACGGCCATCCAGCTCGCGAAGGCCTTCGGAGCGCGGGTGATCGCCACGGCGGGAACGGCCGCGAAATGCGACGCCTGCCGTACCCTCGGCGCCGACGTCGCGGTCAACTACCGGGAGGCCGACTTCGTCGCGGCGGTCAAGGAGGCGACCGGGGGCAGGGGCGCCGACGTCATCCTCGACATGGTCGGCGGCGACTACATCCCCCGCAACTACGAGGCGGCGGCCCGGGACGGGCGAATCGTCCAGATCGCCTTCCTGAACGGGAGCCGGGCCGAGGCGGATTTCCGCCTGCTCATGGTCAAGCGGCTGACCCATACGGGCTCGACGCTGCGCCCCCGCACCGTCGCCGAGAAGGCGGGAATCGCCCGCGCCCTGGAGGAGAAGGTCCTGCCGCTCCTGGCGGAGGGCCGCGCCCGGCCGGTGATGGATTCCCGGTTCCCGCTCCAGGACGCCGCCCTGGCCCATGCGCGGATGGAGAGCGGGGCCCATATCGGAAAGATCGTCCTCACCCTTTAA
- a CDS encoding NAD(P)(+) transhydrogenase (Re/Si-specific) subunit beta, protein MSANLASILYLVSGVLFILALRGLSHPTTSRQGNLYGMVGMGIAIVTTLFVSPPSGFGGWLLVVLGLAVGGGIGAVVAKRVPMTAMPQLVAAFHSLVGMAAVLVAAGALYAPQAFGIGSVGTIHGGSLFEMGLGVAIGAITFTGSVIAFLKLDGRMSGKPILLPQRHLINIALGVLLLVLLVAFIRTESHALFWLIVLVSFVLGVTLIIPIGGADMPVVVSMLNSYSGWAAAGIGFTLGNLALIITGALVGSSGAILSYIMCKGMNRSFISVILGGFGGETASAAAGAAEARPVKHGSADDAAFILKNAAKVIIVPGYGMAVAQAQHALREMSDQLKAEGVEVKYAIHPVAGRMPGHMNVLLAEANVPYDEVFELEDINGEFAQADVAFVIGANDVTNPAAKTDPASPIFGMPVLDVEKAKTVLFVKRSMGSGYAGVENELFFRDNTMMLFGDAKKVVDDILKSLD, encoded by the coding sequence AATCTGGCCTCGATCCTGTACCTGGTCTCCGGCGTCCTGTTCATCCTGGCCCTGCGCGGCCTGTCCCACCCCACCACGTCCCGGCAGGGCAACCTCTACGGCATGGTGGGCATGGGGATCGCCATCGTCACCACCCTGTTCGTCTCCCCGCCGAGCGGGTTCGGCGGCTGGCTCCTGGTGGTCCTGGGCCTCGCCGTCGGCGGCGGCATCGGCGCCGTGGTCGCCAAGCGCGTGCCCATGACGGCGATGCCGCAGCTCGTCGCCGCCTTCCACTCCCTCGTCGGCATGGCGGCGGTGCTCGTGGCCGCGGGCGCGCTCTACGCGCCGCAGGCCTTCGGCATCGGCTCCGTCGGCACCATCCACGGCGGCTCGCTGTTCGAGATGGGGCTCGGCGTCGCCATCGGCGCGATCACCTTCACCGGCTCGGTCATCGCCTTCCTCAAGCTCGACGGGCGCATGTCCGGCAAGCCGATCCTTCTGCCCCAGCGCCACCTGATCAACATCGCGCTGGGCGTCCTGCTCCTCGTCCTGCTCGTCGCCTTCATCCGCACGGAAAGCCATGCCCTGTTCTGGCTGATCGTGCTGGTGTCCTTCGTGCTCGGCGTGACGCTCATCATCCCCATCGGCGGCGCGGACATGCCCGTCGTGGTGTCGATGCTCAACTCCTATTCCGGCTGGGCGGCGGCGGGCATCGGCTTCACCCTCGGCAACCTCGCCCTCATCATCACCGGCGCCCTGGTGGGCTCCTCGGGCGCGATCCTGTCCTACATCATGTGCAAGGGCATGAACCGCTCCTTCATCTCGGTGATTCTCGGCGGCTTCGGCGGCGAGACGGCCTCCGCCGCCGCGGGCGCGGCCGAGGCGCGGCCGGTGAAGCACGGTTCGGCGGACGACGCCGCCTTCATCCTCAAGAACGCCGCCAAGGTCATCATCGTGCCGGGCTACGGCATGGCCGTGGCGCAGGCCCAGCACGCCCTGCGCGAGATGTCCGACCAGCTCAAGGCCGAGGGCGTGGAGGTGAAGTACGCCATCCATCCGGTGGCGGGGCGCATGCCGGGCCACATGAACGTGCTGCTCGCGGAAGCGAACGTGCCCTACGACGAGGTGTTCGAGCTCGAGGACATCAACGGCGAGTTCGCGCAGGCGGACGTGGCCTTCGTCATCGGCGCCAACGACGTGACGAACCCGGCCGCCAAGACCGACCCGGCCTCGCCGATCTTCGGCATGCCCGTGCTCGACGTGGAGAAGGCCAAGACCGTGCTCTTCGTGAAGCGCAGCATGGGCTCCGGCTATGCGGGCGTCGAGAACGAGCTGTTCTTCCGGGACAACACCATGATGCTCTTCGGCGACGCCAAGAAGGTCGTGGACGACATCCTGAAAAGCCTGGACTGA
- the rpsU gene encoding 30S ribosomal protein S21 has protein sequence MQVLVRDNNVDQALRALKKKMQREGIFREMKLRGHYEKPSEKKAREKAEAVRRARKLIRKRMQREGLLPSKPRTAAGRPAR, from the coding sequence GTGCAGGTTCTTGTCCGGGATAACAACGTCGATCAGGCGCTCCGCGCTCTCAAGAAGAAGATGCAGCGGGAAGGCATCTTCCGCGAGATGAAGCTCCGCGGCCATTACGAGAAGCCGTCGGAGAAGAAGGCCCGCGAGAAGGCCGAGGCCGTTCGCCGCGCCCGCAAGCTGATCCGCAAGCGCATGCAGCGGGAAGGCCTGCTGCCCTCCAAGCCCCGCACCGCTGCCGGGCGCCCGGCCCGCTAA
- a CDS encoding nucleotidyltransferase family protein, whose translation MAAVLRSARDVAALIEAHAPMRGLLAVVASLGLADGWIGAGFVRNAVWDVLHGRDFDIGSLDDVDVVHFDPADAGGARDAALEEELRRLRPGPNWQVRNQARMHRRNGDRPYRDTADAIAHWPETATAVAARLAGGRVEILAPHGLDDLLGLTVRPTPAFRGKTEIYRQRLAGKDWAVRWPRLHLSGPESGGEPATAP comes from the coding sequence GTGGCTGCCGTCCTGCGCAGCGCCCGCGACGTCGCCGCGTTGATCGAGGCCCACGCTCCCATGCGTGGGCTTCTTGCCGTCGTCGCCTCCCTCGGGCTGGCGGACGGCTGGATCGGGGCCGGGTTCGTGCGCAACGCGGTATGGGATGTGCTCCACGGGCGGGACTTCGACATCGGCTCCCTCGACGACGTGGACGTGGTGCATTTCGATCCGGCCGATGCCGGCGGGGCGCGCGACGCCGCCCTGGAGGAGGAGCTCCGGCGGCTCCGCCCGGGCCCGAACTGGCAGGTGAGGAACCAGGCGCGGATGCACCGGCGCAACGGCGACCGGCCCTATCGCGACACCGCGGACGCGATTGCCCACTGGCCGGAAACCGCCACGGCGGTCGCCGCGCGGCTCGCCGGCGGCCGCGTGGAGATTCTCGCTCCCCATGGGCTCGACGACCTTCTCGGCCTGACGGTGAGGCCGACGCCTGCCTTCCGCGGGAAGACGGAAATCTACAGGCAGCGCCTCGCCGGGAAGGACTGGGCGGTTCGCTGGCCGCGCCTGCACCTCTCGGGACCGGAGAGCGGCGGAGAGCCCGCTACAGCGCCTTGA
- the purE gene encoding 5-(carboxyamino)imidazole ribonucleotide mutase: protein MAGIPVAIIMGSQSDWATMRHAAETLDLLEIPYDARIVSAHRTPDRLVSFAKGAKAAGFKIVIAGAGGAAHLPGMTAAMTPLPVFGVPVESKALSGQDSLLSIVQMPAGIPVGTLAIGRAGAVNAALLAAAVLALHDEALARRLDAWRARQSESVAERPAQEE from the coding sequence ATGGCGGGAATCCCCGTGGCCATCATCATGGGCAGTCAGTCCGACTGGGCGACCATGCGCCATGCCGCCGAGACCCTCGACCTCCTCGAAATCCCCTACGACGCCCGGATCGTCTCCGCCCACAGGACTCCGGACCGGCTGGTCTCCTTCGCCAAGGGCGCCAAGGCGGCGGGCTTCAAGATCGTCATCGCGGGCGCAGGCGGCGCGGCGCACCTTCCCGGCATGACGGCCGCCATGACGCCGCTGCCCGTCTTCGGCGTGCCGGTGGAGTCGAAGGCCCTGTCGGGGCAGGACAGCCTCCTGTCCATCGTGCAGATGCCCGCCGGCATTCCCGTCGGCACCCTCGCCATCGGCCGCGCCGGCGCGGTCAACGCCGCCCTCCTCGCGGCGGCGGTCCTCGCCCTCCACGACGAGGCCCTCGCCCGGCGCCTCGACGCCTGGCGGGCCCGGCAGAGCGAGAGCGTGGCCGAGCGGCCCGCGCAGGAGGAGTGA
- a CDS encoding DUF1013 domain-containing protein produces the protein MSQGPLMPKATAVWLVENTSLSFDQIADFCKLHPLEVKGIADGEVATGIKGLDPITTGQLTREEIEKAQKDPNHRLRMAESRVKLPEQKRIKKGPRYTPVSRRHDRPNAILWLVRNHPELKDAQIMRLVGTTKTTIQQVRDRTHWNSASLTPMDPVTLGLCSQIDLDFEVQRAAKDRPQTAAPQETGGTLMPAEVSTAEPEREEPFADMSRPSPAKEEEIDVNSVFAKLKQLKRSDEDEE, from the coding sequence ATGTCCCAGGGACCGCTGATGCCGAAGGCGACAGCCGTGTGGCTCGTCGAGAATACGTCCTTGTCGTTCGACCAGATCGCCGACTTCTGCAAGCTCCACCCCCTCGAGGTGAAGGGCATCGCCGACGGCGAGGTGGCGACCGGCATCAAGGGGCTCGACCCCATCACCACGGGCCAGCTGACCCGCGAGGAGATCGAGAAGGCGCAGAAGGACCCGAACCACCGCCTCAGGATGGCGGAGTCGCGGGTGAAGCTGCCCGAGCAGAAGCGCATCAAGAAGGGCCCGCGCTACACGCCGGTGTCCCGCCGCCACGACCGCCCCAACGCCATCCTCTGGCTGGTGCGCAACCATCCCGAGCTGAAGGACGCGCAGATCATGCGCCTCGTCGGCACCACCAAGACCACGATCCAGCAGGTCCGCGACCGCACCCACTGGAATTCGGCCAGCCTCACCCCCATGGACCCGGTGACCCTCGGCCTGTGCTCGCAGATCGACCTGGACTTCGAGGTCCAGCGCGCCGCGAAGGACCGCCCGCAGACGGCGGCGCCCCAGGAGACCGGCGGCACCCTGATGCCGGCCGAGGTGTCCACGGCCGAGCCGGAGCGCGAGGAGCCCTTCGCCGACATGAGCCGGCCGAGCCCGGCGAAGGAGGAGGAGATCGACGTGAACTCGGTCTTCGCCAAGCTCAAGCAGCTCAAGCGCTCCGACGAGGACGAGGAGTAG